A portion of the Pan troglodytes isolate AG18354 chromosome 10, NHGRI_mPanTro3-v2.0_pri, whole genome shotgun sequence genome contains these proteins:
- the LOC112205030 gene encoding basic salivary proline-rich protein 2 isoform X1 has translation MLLILLSVALLALSSAQNLNEDVSQEESPSLIAGKPQGPPPQGGNQPQGPPPPPGKPQGPPPQGDNKSRSARSPPGKSQGPPPQGGNQPQGPPPPPGKPQGPPPQGGNQPQGPPPPPEKPQGPPPQGDKSRSARSPPGKSQGPPPQGGNQPQGPPPPPEKPQGPPPQGGNQPQGPPPPPEKPQGPPPQGDKSRSARSPPGKPQGPPPQGGNQPQRPPPPPEKPQGPAPQGGSNSRSARSPPGKPQGPPPQGGNQPQGPPPPPEKPQGPPPQGDKSRSARSPPGKPQGPPPQGGNQPQGPPPPPGKPQGPPPQGGNQPQGPPPPPEKPQGPPPQEDKSRSPRSPPGKPQGPPPQGGNQPQGPPPPPGKPQGPPPQGGNQPQGPPPPPGKPQGPPPQGGSKSRSARSPPGNPQGPPQQEGNNPQGPPPPAGGNPQQPQAPPAGQPQGPPSPPQGGRPSRPPQ, from the exons ATGTTGTTGATTCTGCTGTCAGTGGCCTTGCTGGCCCTGAGCTCAGCTCAGAACTTAAATGAAG ATGTCAGCCAGGAAGAATCTCCCTCCCTAATAGCAG GAAAGCCACAAGGACCACCCCCACAAGGAGGCAACCAGCCTCAAggtcccccacctcctccaggaaagcCACAAGGACCACCCCCACAAGGAGACAACAAGTCCCGAAGTGCCCGATCTCCTCCAGGAAAGTCACAAGGACCACCCCCACAAGGAGGTAACCAGCCCCAAggtcccccacctcctccaggaaaacCACAAGGACCACCCCCACAAGGAG GCAACCAGCCTCAAggtcccccacctcctccagaaAAGCCACAAGGACCACCCCCACAAGGAGACAAGTCCCGAAGTGCCCGATCTCCTCCAGGAAAGTCACAAGGACCACCCCCACAAGGAGGAAACCAGCCCCAAggtcccccacctcctccagaaAAGCCACAAGGACCACCCCCACAAGGAG GCAACCAGCCCCAAggtcccccacctcctccagaaAAGCCACAAGGACCACCCCCACAAGGAGACAAGTCCCGAAGTGCCCGATCTCCTCCAGGAAAGCCACAAGGACCACCCCCACAAGGAGGAAACCAGCCCCAAcgtcccccacctcctccagaaAAGCCACAAGGACCAGCCCCACAAGGAGGCAGCAATTCCCGAAGTGCCCGATCTCCTCCAGGAAAGCCACAAGGACCACCCCCACAAGGAGGCAACCAGCCCCAAggtcccccacctcctccagaaAAGCCACAAGGACCACCCCCACAAGGAGACAAGTCCCGAAGTGCCCGATCTCCTCCAGGAAAGCCACAAGGACCACCCCCACAAGGAGGAAACCAGCCCCAAggtcccccacctcctccaggaaaacCACAAGGACCACCCCCACAAGGAG GCAACCAGCCTCAAggtcccccacctcctccagaaAAGCCACAAGGACCACCCCCACAAGAAGACAAGTCCCGAAGTCCCCGATCTCCTCCAGGAAAGCCACAAGGACCACCCCCACAAGGAGGAAACCAGCCCCAAggtcccccacctcctccaggaaagcCACAAGGACCACCCCCACAAGGAG GCAACCAGCCCCAAggtcccccacctcctccaggaaagcCACAAGGACCACCCCCACAAGGAGGCAGCAAGTCCCGAAGTGCCCGATCTCCTCCAGGAAATCCACAAGGACCACCCCAACAAGAAGGCAACAATCCTCAAGGTCCCCCACCTCCAGCAGGAGGCAATCCCCAGCAGCCTCAGGCACCTCCTGCTGGACAGCCCCAGGGACCACCATCCCCTCCTCAAGGGGGCAGACCTTCCAGACCTCCCCAGTGA
- the LOC112205030 gene encoding basic salivary proline-rich protein 1 isoform X2, giving the protein MLLILLSVALLALSSAQNLNEDVSQEESPSLIAGKPQGPPPQGGNQPQGPPPPPGKPEGPPPQGDKSRSARSPPGKPQGPPPQGGNQPQGPPPPPGKPQGPPPQGDNKSRSARSPPGKSQGPPPQGGNQPQGPPPPPGKPQGPPPQGGNQPQGPPPPPEKPQGPPPQGDKSRSARSPPGKPQGPPPQGGNQPQGPPPPPGKPQGPPPQGGNQPQGPPPPPEKPQGPPPQEDKSRSPRSPPGKPQGPPPQGGNQPQGPPPPPGKPQGPPPQGGNQPQGPPPPPGKPQGPPPQGGSKSRSARSPPGNPQGPPQQEGNNPQGPPPPAGGNPQQPQAPPAGQPQGPPSPPQGGRPSRPPQ; this is encoded by the exons ATGTTGTTGATTCTGCTGTCAGTGGCCTTGCTGGCCCTGAGCTCAGCTCAGAACTTAAATGAAG ATGTCAGCCAGGAAGAATCTCCCTCCCTAATAGCAG GAAAGCCACAAGGACCACCCCCACAAGGAGGCAATCAGCCCCAAggtcccccacctcctccaggaaagcCAGAAGGACCACCCCCACAAGGAGACAAGTCCCGAAGTGCCCGATCTCCTCCAGGAAAGCCACAAGGACCACCCCCACAAGGAGGCAACCAGCCTCAAggtcccccacctcctccaggaaagcCACAAGGACCACCCCCACAAGGAGACAACAAGTCCCGAAGTGCCCGATCTCCTCCAGGAAAGTCACAAGGACCACCCCCACAAGGAGGTAACCAGCCCCAAggtcccccacctcctccaggaaaacCACAAGGACCACCCCCACAAGGAG GCAACCAGCCCCAAggtcccccacctcctccagaaAAGCCACAAGGACCACCCCCACAAGGAGACAAGTCCCGAAGTGCCCGATCTCCTCCAGGAAAGCCACAAGGACCACCCCCACAAGGAGGAAACCAGCCCCAAggtcccccacctcctccaggaaaacCACAAGGACCACCCCCACAAGGAG GCAACCAGCCTCAAggtcccccacctcctccagaaAAGCCACAAGGACCACCCCCACAAGAAGACAAGTCCCGAAGTCCCCGATCTCCTCCAGGAAAGCCACAAGGACCACCCCCACAAGGAGGAAACCAGCCCCAAggtcccccacctcctccaggaaagcCACAAGGACCACCCCCACAAGGAG GCAACCAGCCCCAAggtcccccacctcctccaggaaagcCACAAGGACCACCCCCACAAGGAGGCAGCAAGTCCCGAAGTGCCCGATCTCCTCCAGGAAATCCACAAGGACCACCCCAACAAGAAGGCAACAATCCTCAAGGTCCCCCACCTCCAGCAGGAGGCAATCCCCAGCAGCCTCAGGCACCTCCTGCTGGACAGCCCCAGGGACCACCATCCCCTCCTCAAGGGGGCAGACCTTCCAGACCTCCCCAGTGA